One Glandiceps talaboti chromosome 2, keGlaTala1.1, whole genome shotgun sequence genomic region harbors:
- the LOC144452360 gene encoding uncharacterized protein LOC144452360, whose product MSIFITNMNKCERYVLDKLEDIFIAHLKVEPMVSDLQRKGVLGNKEADDILSSVGYVKQTKAILNLLKTKKGIFKDFESVLKVQNRYLYSRTQKEKKNYEKIKKEIDERPGLSGCSSRLERLENKVDHILGALHESRDFGSQLADSQAMMPPLLMTSADHSVERLANMVGEYSNDDVIPLESLKSLAIILAPYHDRMIGQLAPQWFVNQSYRIRMMTYDESMVIALSDWRDHNNDKATWENLKDIVRKNIIYAGPIVNRLDVRRVLDDETDKRLRLISLNLLLEESAVLAKYLGLSSVQLLHLQAENMKFGPLNLTYNTLLTWLSLLDNFDEMHSHLAEALALTERLDLADSIQTWANSRKIDQTPRDTPSKLDGNYDREDSNLDVEGGHHSDDNYEYDSHDDDFAEKEGDDDDDDVDEAKETVKTDEENDNTRVESKVEREDSLSERQQPTPAQTEPLEQ is encoded by the exons atgtcaatatttattACAAACATGAACAAATGTGAAAGATATGTGTTGGACAAATTGGAGGATATTTTCATAGCCCATTTAAAGGTGGAACCGATGGTATCTGATTTGCAGCGCAAAGGTGTATTGGGTAATAAGGAAGCAGATGATATACTG TCTTCGGTGGGCTATGTGAAACAAACGAAAGCGATACTAAATTTACTGAAGACAAAAAAGGGAATATTTAAAGACTTCGAAAGtgtattaaaagtacaaaatagGTACTTGTATAGTCGTACGCAGAAGGAAAAGAAGAATTATGAAAagataaagaaagaaatagacGAAA GGCCTGGTTTGAGTGGTTGCAGCAGTAGATTAGAACGTCTTGAAAATAAAGTGGACCACATCCTTGGAGCCCTTCATGAAAGCCGAGACTTTGGGTCCCAGTTGGCGGATTCTCAAGCTATGATGCCACCACTATTAATGACTAGTGCCGATCATAGTGTTGAACGACTTG CTAATATGGTCGGTGAATACTCAAACGATGACGTCATACCATTAGAATCGCTGAAGTCCCTAGCCATCATCCTGGCCCCCTATCATGATCGAATGATTGGGCAGCTTGCACCTCAGTGGTTCGTCAACCAGTCTTATAGAATACGTATGATGACGTATGATGAATCAATGGTAATAGCGCTCTCTGATTGGAGGGACCATAACAACGATAAGGCTACTTGGGAAAATCTTAAAGATATCGTTCGCAAAAATATTATCTATGCTGGTCCGATTGTCAATAGACTTGACGTCCGGAGAGTGTTAG ATGACGAAACAGATAAAAGACTCCGACTGATATCCTTAAATTTATTGCTGGAAGAGTCTGCTGTTCTTGCAAAATACCTCGGACTATCTTCTGTTCAGTTGTTACACTTACAAGcagaaaacatgaaatttggacCGTTGAATCTGACATATAATACACTACTGACTTGGCTATCGTTACTTGATAATTTTGACGAGATGCATAGTCATTTAGCAGAAGCACTTGCCTTGACAGAGCGACTAGATTTAGCTGATTCTATTCAAACTTGGGCCAACTCACGGAAGATTGACCAAACACCGCGAGATACACCAAGTAAACTTGACGGCAACTATGATCGCGAAGATTCGAATCTCGACGTAGAGGGCGGACATCATAGCGATGACAACTATGAATATGACTCCCATGATGACGACTTCGCAGAAAAGgagggtgatgatgatgatgatgacgtgGACGAAGCAAAGGAAACTGTTAAAACGGATGAGGAAAATGACAATACCCGCGTCGAGTCTAAGGTTGAGAGAGAAGATTCGTTATCTGAACGTCAACAACCAACCCCTGCACAAACAGAGCCATTggaacaataa
- the LOC144445707 gene encoding protein mab-21-like 2 yields the protein MATPPDSTSTDASTEERNEKLNYYVNAAIKQFALPRFDAIKRNSEVVLRTVESITEKLKDIDPRLMDCFGSYLGRVSTEYLVTGTNTNQFEYRLAFDLPQRDQSFQVTTFARDMTLPDQSATVKVTDVDMLEDGGKLSSWQDFVDVKGYLLGSKVNTLLHEAIDNTLMIYGDELEMVTISESVPLVNLKIKEGEYEVFVKIVPCLKCFGLPPGARLPPKWPNHPYAKGKSKRFMKEIHAEIHAGASMWVFEGRQYVLPQGIVKPPSAELVPRLWSISMDIFENRLLKNKAPNPEDKAESRPCRHLIFHLFCAMREKQDNGLTHLSARHLRTLLLWECNRHGDWSCDVAGERFLGMLQRLKENLKLNTLQDFFYIDLNTLCDLSVPVRRTMHFRVKDITGYIAREPESVLHFMPY from the exons ATGGCGACCCCACCAGATAGTACCAGTACTGATGCGTCCACAGAAGAAAGGAATGAAAAACTGAATTATTATGTGAATGCAGCCATCAAGCAGTTTGCACTGCCAAGATTTGATGCTATCAAAAGAAATTCAGAAGTGGTCTTGCGCACTGTGGAAAGCATAACAGAGAAATTGAAAGATATTGATCCGAGGTTGATGGATTGTTTTGGTTCATATCTTGGCAGAGTGAGCACTGAATATCTGGTTACTGGTACAAACACAAACCAATTCGAATACAGACTAGCATTTGATCTGCCACAACGTGATCAATCATTTCAG GTAACAACATTTGCTAGAGATATGACATTACCAGACCAGTCTGCTACAGTCAAAGTAACAGATGTTGACATGTTGGAAGATGGTGGCAAGCTTTCATCATGGCAGGACTTTGTAGATGTGAAAGGTTATCTcttagggtcaaaggtcaatacacTTTTACATGAAGCTATTGATAACACACTTATGATTTATGGAGATGAACTTGAGATGGTCACTATCAGTGAATCTGTTCCACTTGTTAATCTTAAAATCAAAGAAGGTGAATATGAGGTGTTTGTCAAGATTGTGCCATGTCTGAAATGTTTTGGTCTACCGCCAGGTGCTCGTCTTCCACCCAAGTGGCCAAATCATCCATATGCAAAGGGAAAAAGTAAGAGATTCATGAAAGAAATCCATGCTGAGATCCACGCAGGCGCCAGTATGTGGGTTTTTGAGGGGCGACAATATGTACTTCCTCAAGGCATTGTGAAACCTCCCTCAGCTGAACTTGTTCCAAGGCTGTGGTCCATTTCTATGGATATATTTGAAAACAGGTTGTTGAAAAACAAGGCACCAAATCCGGAAGACAAGGCAGAATCTCGTCCATGTCGCCACCTGATATTCCACTTGTTCTGTGCAATGAGAGAAAAGCAGGATAACGGTTTGACACATCTTTCTGCAAGACATCTGAGGACTTTGTTGTTATGGGAGTGTAATCGTCATGGTGATTGGTCATGTGACGTAGCTGGAGAGCGGTTCCTCGGTATGCTGCAAAGACTGAAGGAAAATCTCAAACTGAACACATTGCAAGATTTCTTTTAcattgatttgaatacattgtgTGATCTGAGTGTTCCTGTCAGACGTACCATGCATTTCAGAGTCAAAGACATCACAGGATATATAGCACGAGAACCAGAGtctgttttacattttatgCCATATTAG
- the LOC144453637 gene encoding suppressor of cytokine signaling 5-like, whose product MASSKKSKSVRRHSDPDEITVEREGIDIEETPTTNTPEKPTSERKSPSLRKKLGLKLNLSSLSSSPKKERKGKDSSIEESSTSVTPKLRRRNKFWMFGFKSKSQSKEETRSREETECCSPCSRTRSFRERLRRRASRENLLSVRSDYAPTPPVRGHQHLQGPGVVFTVNKKPKPPMIDLDSFNPEDYPITDVDEKMREMRAKEMEEGVPVDIPSQPTLDTPVPAPMRKPSTDAMNEQLDRMRCTVPNCCAVRDRLHEADRQRQAQVQQRPESGCIVSDSSVHMVGQYGCLTPNGSYAPRTVHTQIDYIHCLVPDLTSIAKSVFYWGKMDRYEAEKQLESKPEGTFLLRDSAQEEFLFSVSFRRYSRSLHARIEQWNHKFSFDAHDPGVFSADTVCGLLEHYKDPNFCMFFEPMLTIPLPRPNPLPLQHLCRAVICSHIKYDDIKQLCLPSSLREYLREYHYKQKVRVRRFEVDGPTEREVY is encoded by the coding sequence ATGGCTTCGTCGAAGAAATCAAAATCTGTCCGTCGACATAGTGACCCAGATGAAATCACAGTTGAGAGGGAAGGCATAGACATCGAGGAAACACCAACAACAAATACTCCTGAAAAACCAACCAGCGAGAGGAAATCGCCTTCACTAAGAAAGAAACTCGGATTGAAATTGAACCTGTCGTCTCTAAGTTCAAGTCcaaagaaagagagaaaggGAAAGGACAGTAGTATAGAAGAATCAAGTACAAGTGTGACCCCAAAACTAAGGAGACGAAATAAATTCTGGATGTTTGGATTTAAGTCAAAGTCACAATCCAAAGAAGAAACAAGAAGTCGGGAAGAGACGGAGTGTTGTTCACCATGTTCACGAACTAGATCATTTAGAGAACGTCTACGACGAAGAGCCTCAAGGGAAAATTTACTTAGTGTTCGAAGTGATTATGCTCCAACGCCTCCTGTGAGAGGACACCAGCACTTACAGGGACCAGGTGTTGTATTCACTGTGAACAAGAAACCCAAACCTCCAATGATTGATTTAGACAGTTTTAATCCAGAGGACTATCCTATTACAGATGTTGATGAGAAAATGAGGGAAATGCGAGCTAAAGAAATGGAGGAAGGTGTGCCTGTTGATATACCATCTCAACCCACCCTTGACACACCTGTACCAGCACCTATGCGAAAACCATCAACAGATGCTATGAATGAACAGTTAGATAGGATGAGATGCACTGTGCCAAATTGTTGTGCGGTTCGGGATAGACTACATGAAGCAGATCGTCAAAGACAGGCCCAAGTACAGCAAAGACCAGAAAGTGGATGTATTGTTTCTGACTCAAGTGTGCATATGGTTGGGCAGTATGGCTGTCTTACGCCTAATGGCTCATATGCGCCTAGAACTGTTCACACACAGATAGATTACATCCACTGTCTGGTACCAGATCTCACTAGCATTGCAAAGAGTGTTTTTTACTGGGGAAAGATGGATCGCTATGAAGCAGAGAAACAGTTGGAATCAAAGCCTGAGGGAACATTTCTATTGAGAGACAGTGCGCAGGAGGAATTTTTATTTTCCGTTAGTTTCCGTAGGTATAGCAGATCATTACATGCCAGAATAGAACAGTGGAATCACAAGTTCAGCTTTGATGCCCATGATCCAGGAGTGTTCTCAGCAGATACTGTGTGTGGACTCCTAGAGCACTACAAAGACCCAAACTTCTGTATGTTTTTTGAACCAATGCTAACCATTCCACTGCCTCGACCCAATCCACTTCCACTACAACATCTCTGCAGAGCTGTTATCTGTAGTCATATCAAATATGACGACATAAAACAGCTCTGCCTACCGTCTTCACTACGGGAATATCTCAGAGAGTATCATTATAAACAGAAAGTAAGAGTACGAAGATTTGAAGTAGACGGGCCAACTGAGCGAGAAGTGTACTAA
- the LOC144447058 gene encoding putative methylmalonate-semialdehyde/malonate-semialdehyde dehydrogenase [acylating], mitochondrial encodes MLHVAKFRFVKVSLADRIPTRLWSSAAPTTKYFINNEFVESKTTEWIDVHNPATNEVVTRVPKNTQDEMEAAVAAAKAAFPAWSQTSILTRQQVLFKFQHLIKENIKDIAKLITMEQGKTLADADGDVMRGLQVVEHACSITSLQLGETLPSIAKDMDIFSFRVPLGVTAGITPFNFPALIPLWMFPLSAVCGNTTVLKPSERDPGGTMKLIELARAAGFPPGVINVIHGQHEAVNFICDNPDIKAISFVGADAAGKYIYERGSKNGKRVQCNMAAKNHGVFMPDANKENSLNMLVGAAFGAAGQRCMALSTAVFVGDSKDWIPDLVDRAKKLKVSAGIEPGADLGPVISPASKDRVCDLVQSGVNEGANLILDGRGVSVPGYEKGNFVGPTILTDVKPHMKCYTEEIFGPVLVILTVDTLDDAIEVINSNPYGNGTAIFTTNGATARKFSNEIDVGQIGVNVPIPVPLPMFSFTGSRGSFLGSSNFQGKSSINFYTQTKTVMSQWKADDVSHKKAPSTTMPVMK; translated from the exons ATGTTACATGTAGCCAAATTCAGGTTTGTCAAG GTATCATTGGCAGATCGCATACCAACTAGGCTATGGAGCAGTGCCGCT ccaacaacaaaatatttcatcaataaTGAATTTGTAGAGTCCAAAACAACAGAATGGATTGATGTCCACAACCCT GCTACCAATGAAGTTGTTACCAGGGTACCAAAGAACACACAGGATGAGATGGAGGCAGCAGTAGCTGCTGCTAAGGCTGCCTTTCCAGCCTGGTCACAGACGTCGATTTTAACCAGACAACAGGTCCTTTTCAAGTTCCAACATTTAATCAAGGAGAATATA AAAGACATTGCTAAATTGATCACCATGGAACAAGGTAAAACATTGGCTGATGCAGACGGTGATGTCATGAGAGGACTTC AGGTGGTAGAACATGCATGCAGTATCACATCCTTACAACTTGGTGAGACTTTACCATCAATTGCAAAGGACATGGATATTTTTTCATTCAGAGTTCCACTAGGAGTTACAGCTGGTATTACACC GTTCAATTTCCCAGCCTTGATACCTCTTTGG ATGTTTCCATTATCAGCGGTGTGTGGTAATACAACAGTTCTAAAACCTTCTGAGCGTGATCCAGGTGGGACTATGAAACTGATTGAGTTGGCTAGAGCAGCTGGATTTCCACCTGGTGTTATTAATGTTATTCATGGCCAGCATGAAG CTGTAAATTTCATCTGTGATAACCCTGACATCAAAGCCATTTCATTCGTTGGTGCTGATGCAGCCGGTAAATACATCTATGAACGTGGCTCCAAAAATGGCAAACGTGTTCAGTGTAACATGGCAGCTAAGAATCATGGTGTTTTCATGCCTGATGCAAATAAGGAAAACTCACTCAATATG CTGGTTGGTGCAGCATTTGGAGCAGCTGGTCAACGTTGTATGGCTCTGTCAACAGCTGTCTTTGTTGGTGATTCTAAAGACTGGATTCCAGACCTTGTAGATCGTGCCAAGAAACTTAAAGTATCTGCTG GGATAGAACCAGGTGCTGACTTGGGACCAGTGATTTCACCAGCATCCAAAGACAGAGTGTGTGATTTAGTTCAGAGTGGTGTGAATGAAGGTGCCAATCTAATTCTAGATGGACGTGGTGTTAGTGTTCCTGGTTATGAAAAAGGAAACTTTGTTGGACCCACCATTCTGACAGATGTTAAG CCACATATGAAATGTTACACAGAGGAGATCTTTGGTCCAGTACTTGTTATCTTGACAGTGGATACTTTAGATGATGCCATTGAAGTTATCAATTCAAATCCCTATGGCAACGGTACTGCTATTTTCACTACAAATGGAGCAACGGCCAGAAAATTCAGTAATGAAATTGATGTTGGACag atTGGTGTCAACGTTCCCATCCCAGTACCATTAccaatgttttcatttactgGCTCAAGGGGATCTTTTCTGGGTAGCAGTAACTTCCAAGGAAAATCT AGCATCAACTTCTACACCCAAACAAAGACAGTAATGTCACAGTGGAAAGCAGATGACGTCTCTCACAAGAAAGCGCCATCAACCACAATGCCAGTCATGAAATAA